The Streptomyces sp. NBC_01268 genome segment TACGTCGCGCCCCTGCTCGTCGCGAAGCTGGTCGGCCGGCTCGCCGGGGGCTCCGGTGGCGGGCCGGGTCCCGTGCTGCCCTACGTCCTGGGCTTCGCCGGCGTGCTGCTGCTCGCCGAGACGCTGTGGCGCCTCGGGCTGCACTGTCTGAACCGCCTCGACGCCCTCGGCATCGAGCAGCTGTACGTCCTCGGCATGGACGAGCTGTTCGCCAAGGACTCCGCCTTCTTCCACGACAACTTCGCGGGGTCGCTCACCAAGCGGGTGCTGAGCTTCGCCTCCCGCTTCGAGGAGTTCGTCGACACCCTCACCTTCTCGGTCTTCGGCAGCTTCGTGCCGCTGCTCTTCGCCTCGGTGGTGCTGTGGACGTACGAGCCGCTGCTCGTCGTCGGACTCCTGGTGATGATCACCCTCACGGGTGTCGTCGTACGGCCGCTCATCCGCCGCCGCCAGGTCCTGGTCCGGCACCGGGAGGAGGCGATCGCCCGGGTGTCGGGGCACGTCGCCGACAGCCTGATGAACATGGACACGGTGCGGGCCTTCGCCGCCGAGGGGCGCGAGGCCGCCGAGCACCGGTCCCGCGTCGCCGAGTCGCGCCGGCTCACCCTGCGCTCCTGGGACTTCGGCAACCTGCGCATCGACACGCTCGTCGCACCGCTGTCGGTGCTGACCAACGTGCTCGGGCTGGTGCTCGCCCTGTCGCTCGGCGCCGGCGACCACGGTGTGGAGGCGCTCGTCGTCGCCTTCACGTACTACTCCAACGCGACGCGGATCATGTTCGAGTTCAACCAGATCTACCGCCGCCTGGAAAGCTCGATGACGGAGGCCGCGCAGTTCACCGAGTTGCTCCTGGTCCCGTCGACCGTGCGCGACCCGGAGGTCCCGGAGCCGCTCCGCTCCCGGGACGCCGACGTGCGCTTCGAGCGGGTCACCTTCGCCCACGCGGGTGGCGACCCGCTCTTCCAGGGGCTCGACCTCGACGTGCCGGGCGGGGCGAAGATCGGGCTCGTCGGGCGGTCCGGGGGCGGCAAGACCACGCTCACCCGGCTGCTGCTGCGGATGACCGACATCGACGCCGGGCGGATCCTCGTCGGCGGCCAGGACATCAGCCGCATGCGCCAGTCCGACCTGCGCGGCCTGATGGCGTACGTGCCGCAGGACCCGGCGATGTTCCACCGCACCCTGCGGGACAACATCGCCTTCGCCCGGCCGGACGCCACCGAGGCCGAGATCCGGCGGGCCGCCGAGGCCGCGCACGTCACGGAGTTCGCCGACGCGCTGCCGGACGGCTTCGACACCATGGTGGGCGAGCGCGGGGTGAAGCTCTCCGGCGGGCAGCGCCAGCGGGTCGCCCTCGCCCGCGCGATCCTGCGGGACGCGCCGATCCTGCTCCTCGACGAGGCGACCAGCGCGCTGGACTCGGAGAGCGAGGTCCTCGTCCAGGACGCCCTGTGGAGCCTGATGGAGGGGCGTACGGCCTTCGTGGTGGCCCACCGGCTCAGCACGGTCGCGCACATGGACCGGCTCGTCGTCCTGGACCGCGGCCGGATCGTCGAGCAGGGCTCGCACCACGAGCTCCTCGCGGCGGACGGCTCCTACGCCAAGCTGTGGCAGCACCAGTCGGGCGGTTTCCTGGAGGAGCCGCCAGAGCCGGCGGAGCGGACGGGGGTGCGCTGAGCACGTCCCCGGACTGCGCACGGGTCCGGGCCCGGCTACGCTGGGCCCGGATCTTGTGCCCGCTTTGCGGCCTTTGTCGCTTCTCGTCCGTCCGGGAGTCACGTGGTCACCCCGCAGCCCGTCCTCGCCCCTCCCTCGAAGGCCGCCGTGTACCTCGTGGCCACCGTGAACCCCGGCGGCGAGGCCGTGGCACGGGACGCGCTCGCGGGCCTCGCCGGGCTGGTCCGCACCGTGGGCTTCCGCGAGCCCGAGGGGGCGCTCAGTTGCGTGCTCGGGATCGGTGCCACGGCCTGGGGCCGCCTCTTCGACGGGCCCGTCCCGCGTGAGCTGCACCCCTTCGTCCCCCTGGAGGGGCTCCGGCACCGCGCCCCCGCCACACCCGGGGACCTGCTCTTCCACGTACGCGCCCAGCGCATGGACCTCTGCTTCGAGCTGGCCCGGCTGATCGCACGGAGCCTCGCGGGCGCCGCGACCGTCGTCGACGAGGTGCACGGCTTCCGCTACTTCGACGAGCGCGACCTGTTGGGCTTCGTCGACGGCAGCGAGAACCCCGAGGGCCAAGTGGCGGCCGACGCCGTCTTCGTCGGCGACGAGGACCCCGGGTTCCGGGGCGGCAGCTACGTCATCGTGCAGAAGTACCTGCACGACATGACGGCCTGGCAGGGACTCACCGTCGACGAGCAGGAACGCGTCATCGGCCGCCACAAGGCGGACAACGTGGAGCTCGCCGACGACGTCAAGCCGCCGGACTCGCACGTCGCGCTCAACACGCTCACCGACGAGGACGGCACCGAGCGGCAGATCCTGCGCGCCAACATGCCCTTCGGGAACGTCGGCAGCGGTGAGTTCGGCACGTACTTCATCGGCTACGCCCGCACCCCGGCCGTGACCGAGCTGATGCTCTCCCACATGTTCCTGGGCGACCCGCCCGGCACCACCGACCGCATCCTCGACTTCTCCACGGCCGTGACGGGCTGTCTCTTCCACGTGCCGAGCGCCGACTTCCTCGACGACCTGCCGGACCCGCCGGCCACCACGGCCGCCACGGCCGCGCCCGCGGTCGGCGCAGTGACCACCGCGACCGCCGGGAGCGCCACCCCCGTCCGTACGCACGGGGCCGGCGGTCTCGGCATCGGCAGCATGAAAGGAGCGTGACCTGCCATGACGCCTCCCGGTGACCCGGCCGGCACCACCAACCTGCACCGCGAACTCGCCCCCGTCACCCAGGCCGCCTGGGAACAGATCGAGGAGGAGGCCCGCCGCACCTTCCGGCGCCATGTCGCGGGCCGCCGCGTCGTCGACGTGCCGGACCCCGGCGGCCTGGGCCTGGCCTCGGTCGGCACCGGACACCTCTCCGAGATCGCCCCGCCCGCTCCCGGGGTGACGGCCCGGCTGCGCGAGGCGAAGCCGCTGGTGGAACTGCGCGTGCCGTTCACCGTCAGCAGGGCCGCCGTGGACGACGTCGAACGCGGCTCCAGCGACTCCGACTGGCAGCCGGTGAAGGACGCGGCGCGTGCCATGGCCTTCGCCGAGGACCGGGCGATCTTCGACGGCTACCCGGCGGCGGGCGTCGACGGCCTGCGCGACCGCAGCTCCAACCCGGTGCTCGCGCTGCCCGCCGAGCCGCGCGACTACCCGGACGCCGTCAGCCGCGCCCTGACCTCCCTGCGACTCGCCGGAGTCGACGGCCCGTACGCACTGCTGCTCGGCGCCGACGACTACCGCGCGGTCAGCGAGACCTCCGACCACGGCTACCCGATCGCCGCACACCTGGCCCGGATGCTGGACGGCCCGCCGCTGTGGGCGCCGGCGCTGAGCGGCGCGTTCGTCCTGTCCACCCGGGGCGGCGACTTCGAGCTGCGGCTCGGCCAGGACGTGGCCATCGGCTACACGTCGCACGACGCCCACGGCGTCGAGCTGTACTTCCAGGAGACGCTCACGTTCCTGACCTACACGGACGAAGCAGTCGTCGTGCTCAGCCACTGAGCCGCGCGATGCGTCGGCTGCTGCCGCTGTCCGCGGTGCCCCGTCTGGTGGGCTCGACCCTCGTCGGCGTGGGCGTCGGCCTGGCCGTCGCCCTGCTGACCGGGAGGGCACTGGGCACGCTGTCCGGGATCGCCACCGCCGAGACGGTCTTCGTCGTCACCGGCTGGGCGGTGCTCTGGCCCATGGACGCCGCCGCCACCCGCCGCAACGTGGGCCGCGAGGACTTCCGGCCGCTCCTCGCGGAGCTCGCGGTGGTGTCGGCCGCGCTGAGCGGCCTGGTCGCCACCGTGCTGCTGCTCCTGGGCGCCGACCCCGGCACCGGTCACGCCGCCGCGGCGGTCGCCCTCGCCGGCGTCTTCATGGCCTGGGCCGCACTGCACCTGATGTACGCCACCCGCTACGCGGACATGTACTACGGGGAGCCCGGCGGCGGGATCGACTTCCACTCCGAGGAGCCGCCGCGGTTCAGCGACTTCCTCTACTTCAGCTACAACCTCGGCATGACGTACCAGGTGTCCGACAACGACGTCTCCAGCTCGACGGTCCGCGCGGTCGTGCTGCGCCACTGCCTGCTGTCCTACGTGTTCGGCGCGAGCATCCTCGCGACGACGATCAACCTGGTGGCCACCCTCGTCACCCGCTGAGGCTAGGGAGTCCCGAGGGACACCACCGTCGCCGTCGTGGTGCCCTCCGGCGTCCGGTACGTGACGGTGTCGCCCGCGCCCCGCCCCAGCAGGGCGCGGCCCAGCGGGCTGTCGGTGGTCACCAGGTTCAGGTCGGGGGCCTCGGCGAGCTCGCCGACGGTGACGGTCGCCTCCGAGCCGTCCGCGAAGCGCACGGTGACCGTGCTGCCCAGCCCCACCGCGTCCGCCGGAGGCGGTCCCGCGACGGACGCCGTGCGCAGCCGCGCCTCGATCTCCTCGATGCGCCGGTCGACACGGGCGACGTCCGTGGCCCGGTCCAGCTCCTCGGCCGTGTCCGCCTGGTCGCCCACCATGTCGTCGTCCGGCAGCGTCGCCGCCACCTTGCCGCGTTCGGCGCGGAGCTCGGCGAGTTCCCGCTCCAGCTCGCGCAGGTCGTCGGGGCTGAGGGGCTGGGGGCCGTCGGTCATGGCTGCTCCCGCGTCACTGGTGGGGCGGATGGGGATACGGCGTTCCCATTACCGCATCAGCGAGTGAACCCGGCAAACCGGGCCCTCGCACCGGTGATCCGCCCCCCCCGGCGCACCCTCGCACCGGGCTCGCCACCGGCACGAGGGGCCCGCACCGGCAGGTGCGGGCCCCGGTCCGTCCCCGGTCAGGCGGGGGCGGGTCCCGTGGAGGCCCGGATCACGAGCTCCGGGTCGAAGAGGAGCTCGCCCGTGGGGACCTCCCGGTTGCTGACCAGGGCCAGCACGCTGCGGCCCACCTCCAGGGCGAGCCGGTCGGCGGGCTGGCGGACCGTGGTGAGGGCCGGGTCGGTGAACTCGGTGACCGTCGATCCGTCGTAGCCCACCACCGACACGTCGCCCGGCACCGACAGGCCCTGTCGGCGGATTCCCCGGACGGCGCCGAGCGCCATGAAGTCGCTGGCCGCGACGATCCCGGTGGCGCCCAGGCCGACCAGCGAGGAGGCCGCGGACTGGCCGCCCTCCACGCTGTAGGACTGGCGGACCACCCAGCGCTGCGCGTCGTCGATGCCCCGGCGGGCCATGGCCGCCACGAAGCCCCGTACCCGCCGGTCCGCCGGACGGTTGCCCGCCGGGCCCGAGGCCATGCCGATCCGCCGGTGTCCGAGGCGGTGCAGGTGGTCCACGGCCAGTTCGGCCGCGAGGGCGTCGTCGGTGGAGAAGACCGGGGCGGCCACGCCGTCCGCGAACTCGCCGTTGATGCCGACGTACGGCACGCGCCGCTGGCGCAGCAGCTCGTAGCCGTCGGTCTCCGCGCCCTCCACGGTGTTGGACGCGGAGAGGAAGACGACGGCCGCGATGCCCTTGTCGACGAGCGAGCTGAGGAAGTCGAGCTCCTGCACGCCGCCGGGGAAGACCGGGCAGAGCACCGTCTTCAGGCCGTGCGGGGCGAGCGCCGACTCGATCCGTTCGGCGACGTCCGCGAAGAACGGGTTGGAGACGAACTCGGTGACCACGGCCACCAGTTGCCCCTGGGTCTGCCGCTCGTAGCCGAGCTCGGCCATGGCCTGCTCGACGGCTTCGCGGGTCTTCTTCGACACCCCTTGCCGCCGGTTGATCACCCGGCTGACGGTGGCCTCGCTGACCTGTGCCCGGGCTGCGACGTCGGTGATGCCGACCTTCATCGCGGTCCTTCCGTGAGTACGAGCGAAACCAGACCGCCGCGCGGTACGGCCAGGGAGCGGGGCCCCTCCGGCGGGACCGACAGCGGATCATTCATCA includes the following:
- a CDS encoding ABC transporter ATP-binding protein, whose amino-acid sequence is MGTSESPGGPPAQAPEGPSARGPVLLALRFYTKELVRLRRLTVPALLLPALGNIGIYYVAPLLVAKLVGRLAGGSGGGPGPVLPYVLGFAGVLLLAETLWRLGLHCLNRLDALGIEQLYVLGMDELFAKDSAFFHDNFAGSLTKRVLSFASRFEEFVDTLTFSVFGSFVPLLFASVVLWTYEPLLVVGLLVMITLTGVVVRPLIRRRQVLVRHREEAIARVSGHVADSLMNMDTVRAFAAEGREAAEHRSRVAESRRLTLRSWDFGNLRIDTLVAPLSVLTNVLGLVLALSLGAGDHGVEALVVAFTYYSNATRIMFEFNQIYRRLESSMTEAAQFTELLLVPSTVRDPEVPEPLRSRDADVRFERVTFAHAGGDPLFQGLDLDVPGGAKIGLVGRSGGGKTTLTRLLLRMTDIDAGRILVGGQDISRMRQSDLRGLMAYVPQDPAMFHRTLRDNIAFARPDATEAEIRRAAEAAHVTEFADALPDGFDTMVGERGVKLSGGQRQRVALARAILRDAPILLLDEATSALDSESEVLVQDALWSLMEGRTAFVVAHRLSTVAHMDRLVVLDRGRIVEQGSHHELLAADGSYAKLWQHQSGGFLEEPPEPAERTGVR
- a CDS encoding Dyp-type peroxidase; the encoded protein is MVTPQPVLAPPSKAAVYLVATVNPGGEAVARDALAGLAGLVRTVGFREPEGALSCVLGIGATAWGRLFDGPVPRELHPFVPLEGLRHRAPATPGDLLFHVRAQRMDLCFELARLIARSLAGAATVVDEVHGFRYFDERDLLGFVDGSENPEGQVAADAVFVGDEDPGFRGGSYVIVQKYLHDMTAWQGLTVDEQERVIGRHKADNVELADDVKPPDSHVALNTLTDEDGTERQILRANMPFGNVGSGEFGTYFIGYARTPAVTELMLSHMFLGDPPGTTDRILDFSTAVTGCLFHVPSADFLDDLPDPPATTAATAAPAVGAVTTATAGSATPVRTHGAGGLGIGSMKGA
- a CDS encoding family 1 encapsulin nanocompartment shell protein, whose product is MTPPGDPAGTTNLHRELAPVTQAAWEQIEEEARRTFRRHVAGRRVVDVPDPGGLGLASVGTGHLSEIAPPAPGVTARLREAKPLVELRVPFTVSRAAVDDVERGSSDSDWQPVKDAARAMAFAEDRAIFDGYPAAGVDGLRDRSSNPVLALPAEPRDYPDAVSRALTSLRLAGVDGPYALLLGADDYRAVSETSDHGYPIAAHLARMLDGPPLWAPALSGAFVLSTRGGDFELRLGQDVAIGYTSHDAHGVELYFQETLTFLTYTDEAVVVLSH
- a CDS encoding DUF1345 domain-containing protein — protein: MRRLLPLSAVPRLVGSTLVGVGVGLAVALLTGRALGTLSGIATAETVFVVTGWAVLWPMDAAATRRNVGREDFRPLLAELAVVSAALSGLVATVLLLLGADPGTGHAAAAVALAGVFMAWAALHLMYATRYADMYYGEPGGGIDFHSEEPPRFSDFLYFSYNLGMTYQVSDNDVSSSTVRAVVLRHCLLSYVFGASILATTINLVATLVTR
- a CDS encoding GreA/GreB family elongation factor → MTDGPQPLSPDDLRELERELAELRAERGKVAATLPDDDMVGDQADTAEELDRATDVARVDRRIEEIEARLRTASVAGPPPADAVGLGSTVTVRFADGSEATVTVGELAEAPDLNLVTTDSPLGRALLGRGAGDTVTYRTPEGTTTATVVSLGTP
- a CDS encoding LacI family DNA-binding transcriptional regulator, which translates into the protein MKVGITDVAARAQVSEATVSRVINRRQGVSKKTREAVEQAMAELGYERQTQGQLVAVVTEFVSNPFFADVAERIESALAPHGLKTVLCPVFPGGVQELDFLSSLVDKGIAAVVFLSASNTVEGAETDGYELLRQRRVPYVGINGEFADGVAAPVFSTDDALAAELAVDHLHRLGHRRIGMASGPAGNRPADRRVRGFVAAMARRGIDDAQRWVVRQSYSVEGGQSAASSLVGLGATGIVAASDFMALGAVRGIRRQGLSVPGDVSVVGYDGSTVTEFTDPALTTVRQPADRLALEVGRSVLALVSNREVPTGELLFDPELVIRASTGPAPA